The DNA region TGAAACTCCGGGTTCCACGATGCGCATTCTTGTGGCCCACCCGCCCCGATTAGGAACTGTCCACGCGAAAGGCCCAGGCCCGGGGCCACTCCCCGATCTTGACGTCGGTTCGCCGTCGGGCCGACCACTGGAAGGGCGCTGGACCCGCGGCGCCTCCCGCTCAGGAGACCCGGACGACAACCGGAAGGGTCGAGCGGGGTGACCTCGCCTAGATGATGCGCGCGGGCCGGGACGTCAGCGGCTCGAGGAACGCGGCGACCTCCTGCTCGATGCGCTCGTGACGCACCTGAGTGGACAGCAGCGCCTCATCGAACACGGTGTCCGGGTCCAGGTGTGGCCCGAGAACGATGGTTCTGATCAGGGCACGTCGCACGATCGCCCGCAGGTGGGTGATGGTGGCAGTGAGTTGCTTCTCCTTGGCCTCGCTACCGTGGGCCACCGCGTTGCGCACCTTGTAGGCCGTGTCGACGTGGCTGTAGATCGCCAGGCGTTCAGCGTCGTCACGGCCAACCAGCACGGCTGTCCGCTGGGCGGTCCGCCGTTTGAGGTCGCCCTGGTCGCCGTTCGCCGATACCAGCCTCTCCAACGCCACGACGTAGTTGAACGCCACCTCGGCCGGGTCCTGCCCGATGCTGACCACGGCGTCGAAGGCGACCTTCGCGCACGTGTCGAGGAACCTGCCCGCGATCGGTCGCAGGCGCTTGCCCGTCTTGGGCATCGGCTCGGAAGCGGTCCACACATCCAGCCTGCCGGACAGCGCCGAGAGGAAGCCCGTCAACCAGCCCGCCTGATCGTCCTCCACGCGCAAGGGGCCGAGCAGGGGAACCTCGTAGTCGCCGTCGGGACCGAGGAGGTTGGTAGGGATCGACTCGTAGTAAGCGGTCACGGCCCGGCCGGGTTCGACGAGGTACTCCGCGACCGGCATGACAGGGGTGTCCCGCGCGAGGTTCAGGCACAACAGCGGAGCCCAGGCTGGCGACTCCTGGACAGGACGTCGGAACAGCCGAAAGGGGACCCGGTGACGGGCTGGTTCGGCGTCAGGGTCCTCGGCCGAGAGCACCAGGTGCTCCCCGAACGCCAGCATGGGGTCGAACGACGGCTTCGCGGCGAAGTCAGCCGCGAGCGGCACCGGCCGCATCGCGTCCCAGTCCTGCTCACTCGGTCGCCACAACCGCCATCCCGCCAGCGTGAGCGGCTCGGCGAGATCCCAGTCGACGTTGAGGACAAGATGCCGGTGCAGCGGGATCGCCGGTCCCGACAGGTAGGCGGCCGTCTGAGCGGCGAGCACCGTCGCGTCGACAGGCTCGCCGGAGCGCAGCAGCCCCGCGAGCCCGAGACGATGCAGCACCGGGCCGGAGAGCTCGCGTCCCGCGGCGACCTGGGTGCTGGCTGCTCTACGACGGTCGACCAGGTAGCGGTTGGCGACAGCGGTGCTGAGGGCGACCTCGCGGACGCGGTCGGCGGTGGGTAGCTCTGCCATCGCCTCCGCAGCGTCTCGCTCGGCCAGGCCCACGAAGTCGTCAGGCCGCCGACGGACGTCGTCGAAGAACGACACCAAGGCCGCGTCGAGGTCGCTGGGCGGGTTCGTCACCCCCGCACGGTAGCGCCGCCGCGCGCCGTTCCACCGCGCATTTCCCGTGACGCTCACCGTCGAGCACGCGGCTGTCACTGGTGCGCCGTACGACGGCTCTATCGACGCCTTGCAGCGACGAGTCGGCGGAACGTGCGGTACCCAACCAGGACACGACGTGGCAACACACTTGCGACGAAGCCCGCGTAGATGCCGATCGCGAATACCTCCTGCTGACCGCGTTCCTCCTTCTGAGTGTCGACCAGGGACCCACTGGCCGCAACGGTCGAGGCGTCGACCTCCGCCCAAGTCAACCTCCCAGTCAACGGCTGCGGCGTCACGTTGTCGACCCGTTCGACCTGCGTCAGGTCGCGGTAATTGACCACGATGTCCAGGGGGGAGGGGACGAAACTGGCTTGATCGCGACCGA from Alloactinosynnema sp. L-07 includes:
- a CDS encoding HEPN domain-containing protein gives rise to the protein MTNPPSDLDAALVSFFDDVRRRPDDFVGLAERDAAEAMAELPTADRVREVALSTAVANRYLVDRRRAASTQVAAGRELSGPVLHRLGLAGLLRSGEPVDATVLAAQTAAYLSGPAIPLHRHLVLNVDWDLAEPLTLAGWRLWRPSEQDWDAMRPVPLAADFAAKPSFDPMLAFGEHLVLSAEDPDAEPARHRVPFRLFRRPVQESPAWAPLLCLNLARDTPVMPVAEYLVEPGRAVTAYYESIPTNLLGPDGDYEVPLLGPLRVEDDQAGWLTGFLSALSGRLDVWTASEPMPKTGKRLRPIAGRFLDTCAKVAFDAVVSIGQDPAEVAFNYVVALERLVSANGDQGDLKRRTAQRTAVLVGRDDAERLAIYSHVDTAYKVRNAVAHGSEAKEKQLTATITHLRAIVRRALIRTIVLGPHLDPDTVFDEALLSTQVRHERIEQEVAAFLEPLTSRPARII